GACAAAAACTCCTTTGTTGTCAAGGGTTTTTCTGAAAAAGCGCTATTTTTTTTAAATTTATATTTTTACTTACATTATATATGAAAAAGAACTTAAATTTTGATGATTATAATTTCTTTTTCATCATCATCTATACATTTTAATTAAATAAAAAAATGATAAAAATATGAACTCCATGAAAAAGAAAATAATAGTGAAAAATATAAAATGGAAATTAGAAAAAAAGAGAAATGGACATGAGTTTTTACTCATGTCCGAAATAAGTAGAATATAGATCCAGATTAGATCTTTTCAGCTACCTGCACATCATAAAGGATGTCATCCATTGGGTGTCTGTACATTGGCATAGCAAGTCTTTTCTCATCAAGTACGTGACCGATGAATCCAATCGTTCTACCTGCGATGAAGAATGCGTTAAGTGTACCTGAAGAAATGAACTCATTGATCTCTTCTTCAGAGTAACCAAGCGCTCTCCACATATCTACCATCAAGATACCGATCGTACCGTCAACGTTAAGGATCAGGTTCTCTTTTTTAGATGTCGTAAGAGCTTCAACTGTTCTAGCATAGTCAAGTAATGGTGTTGCAGGGAAGAATTCAGCTGCATAATCCATCAAACCTTTAACACGTAGGTCTGGGTTCTTCAAAGACTTGATTCTGTGACCGATACCTGGAATCGGCACACCTTGTTTTTTCATATAGTTAAGGAATTCTGCCGGTGTCAAGTTATTGTCATCTGCATACTTGAAGTACTCAGCCGCACCATCAATCGCACCACCGAATCTTGGACCGATTGTAAGAAGACCTGTTACAAGTGACTCAACTACTGACTTACCTGCTCTAGCAGTTACTTTAGCGTTGTGTGCACCTGATACTGCAGGACCATGGTCTGCAACTGTCTTAATTACAGTCTCGATAAAGTCTGTAGCCCATTTTGGATACTGTTTTTTGAACCAAAGCAATGAAATAACATCACCGATACCTTTACCAGTGCTTGGAAGTGCAACTGAAGAGATAGGGAATCCTGCATAAGTTGCTTCTTCACCTCTATCATCAGAGATCGTACAGATGAACTGCTTGCTTCTTCTTACTTTTGGTACCACATTCATCTCAGGCTCAGCGATATCTTTGATAACACCTTCAGCTTTGAGTTTACCGTATACCTCAGCAATTTTCGCTGGTAGGTCATTGAATGTCTCAGGTACATAGATACCTGCTTCTGCCATCGCTTTGTTTTTCGCTTCAGCAGTCTCTCTCTCAGCGTTCGCTGAAGCACCTGCGTGACCGAACTGAACACCTGAGCTATAGTATTTCGCAATTGTACCGATACACCATGCAATGATTGGCTTCGTGATCTTACCAGACTTCACGGCATCAATGACTTTGTACTCTTCAGTACCACCTACTTCACCAAGAAGAATCATATATTTTACTTCTGGGTTCTCTTGCATTCTAAGAAGGTTGTCGATAAATACAGAACCAACGAATCTGTCACCACCGATCGCAACACCTTCAGCAATACCGTCAGCATTGATAGCAATAATGTTAGAAAGCTCGTTGAATAGACCACCTGATCTTGTTACAAGACCACATGAACCTGCTCTATGAAGCTTAGAGTTTACGATATTCTCGATCGTACCACCAACGTTTGCAATTTTAAATGCACCTGGGCTGATACCACCAACCGTTGCAGGTCCAATCACGATAACACCCGCATCTCTTGCCGCTTGGTTCATCTTACGAGCAAGTCTTTCAGGGATACCTTCAGCAGTAATCATAATCACTCTGAATCCACCAATCTCAAGTGCTTCAGTAGTAACATCATATGCAGTTCTGAGTGACGCAAAGTTGAGAAGTACATC
This Sulfurovum zhangzhouensis DNA region includes the following protein-coding sequences:
- a CDS encoding citrate/2-methylcitrate synthase; the protein is MAQLFTKDTQAIFWNNNASAIQRMLDYDYTIKRKTPSVAAIVAPTADAKFQKFFWGPDEIMVPLYKNTAEAKAAHPNADVLLNFASLRTAYDVTTEALEIGGFRVIMITAEGIPERLARKMNQAARDAGVIVIGPATVGGISPGAFKIANVGGTIENIVNSKLHRAGSCGLVTRSGGLFNELSNIIAINADGIAEGVAIGGDRFVGSVFIDNLLRMQENPEVKYMILLGEVGGTEEYKVIDAVKSGKITKPIIAWCIGTIAKYYSSGVQFGHAGASANAERETAEAKNKAMAEAGIYVPETFNDLPAKIAEVYGKLKAEGVIKDIAEPEMNVVPKVRRSKQFICTISDDRGEEATYAGFPISSVALPSTGKGIGDVISLLWFKKQYPKWATDFIETVIKTVADHGPAVSGAHNAKVTARAGKSVVESLVTGLLTIGPRFGGAIDGAAEYFKYADDNNLTPAEFLNYMKKQGVPIPGIGHRIKSLKNPDLRVKGLMDYAAEFFPATPLLDYARTVEALTTSKKENLILNVDGTIGILMVDMWRALGYSEEEINEFISSGTLNAFFIAGRTIGFIGHVLDEKRLAMPMYRHPMDDILYDVQVAEKI